The following proteins are encoded in a genomic region of Sorangiineae bacterium MSr12523:
- a CDS encoding acyl-CoA dehydrogenase — translation MSKPIPAINRYKADLRELNFLLFEQFRLGEILGRGPYEAWGEDEVRTSLAECYRFVREVVGPLNATGDVNGCRLEGGRVFTPPGFKDAWKQLYAGGWKLIGVSPEFGGAGSPHCVQVLVEEFITGSNTAFSMYGGLAHGAGEVIEIFGTPEQRETYVRRMYDGTWGGTMNLTEPQAGSDVGASTTTAKRNADGSYSIRGTKIFISGGDHDLADNIIHLVLARVEGSPAGTKGLTLFIVPKIRVNADGSLGKPNDVSVGAIEHKMGINGSSTCVLNYGENDGCIGWPVGGDEKINQGMPQMFRMMNGARIGVGVQAIGVASTAYLNALEYAKERKQGASITHWKDATAPRVAIIEHADVRRMLLDMKARVEGIRALAIKLAHHTDQVHVLENEDPEKAAYHQGQVDLLVPLVKAYGSDQGFRVCETAIQTYGGVGYTRDFPVEQYCRDSKIFSIYEGTNHIQAMDLVGRKLGQAGGANLQAYLGDIAKFVAKNKDHEVFGDEVKRVDAAQQALAASAMKLLTWFQSGQMELVPLNANRFLEMISELTVSQLLLEGAIIADEKVKSVSKEHPDYAFYEGKKHAALYFARTVLPGVELKAKLMLDEDRSALDIPDEAFATV, via the coding sequence GTGTCGAAGCCCATTCCCGCCATCAACCGATACAAAGCCGATCTACGTGAGCTCAATTTCTTGCTGTTCGAGCAGTTTCGGCTCGGAGAGATCCTGGGGCGCGGCCCCTATGAAGCCTGGGGGGAAGACGAGGTTCGGACGTCGCTGGCCGAATGCTACCGCTTCGTGCGCGAGGTGGTCGGCCCGCTCAATGCCACGGGCGACGTGAACGGGTGTCGTCTTGAGGGCGGGCGCGTCTTCACGCCGCCCGGCTTCAAGGACGCTTGGAAGCAATTGTACGCCGGCGGCTGGAAGCTCATTGGCGTCTCGCCGGAGTTCGGCGGCGCAGGCTCTCCGCACTGCGTGCAGGTCCTCGTGGAGGAGTTCATCACCGGCTCCAACACGGCGTTCAGCATGTACGGCGGCCTGGCCCACGGCGCCGGTGAGGTCATCGAGATCTTCGGCACCCCCGAGCAGCGCGAGACATACGTCCGCCGCATGTACGACGGCACCTGGGGCGGCACCATGAACCTCACCGAGCCGCAGGCCGGGAGCGACGTCGGTGCGAGCACCACCACCGCCAAGCGCAACGCCGACGGCAGCTACTCGATCCGCGGGACGAAGATCTTCATCTCCGGCGGCGATCACGATCTCGCCGACAACATCATCCACCTGGTTCTGGCCCGCGTGGAAGGCTCGCCCGCCGGCACCAAGGGCCTCACCCTCTTCATCGTGCCGAAGATCCGGGTCAACGCGGACGGCAGCCTGGGCAAGCCCAACGACGTGAGCGTCGGCGCCATCGAGCACAAGATGGGCATCAACGGCTCGTCCACCTGCGTCCTCAACTACGGTGAGAACGACGGCTGCATCGGCTGGCCGGTGGGCGGCGACGAGAAGATCAACCAGGGCATGCCGCAGATGTTCCGCATGATGAACGGCGCCCGCATCGGCGTGGGCGTGCAGGCCATCGGCGTCGCCTCGACGGCGTACCTGAATGCGCTGGAGTACGCGAAGGAGCGCAAGCAGGGCGCGTCCATCACGCATTGGAAGGACGCCACGGCACCGCGCGTGGCCATCATCGAGCACGCGGACGTGCGCCGCATGCTGCTCGACATGAAGGCGCGCGTGGAAGGCATCCGCGCCCTCGCGATCAAGCTCGCGCACCACACCGACCAGGTGCACGTCCTGGAGAACGAGGATCCCGAGAAGGCGGCGTACCACCAGGGTCAGGTCGACCTTTTGGTGCCGCTGGTCAAAGCGTACGGCTCGGATCAAGGCTTCCGCGTCTGCGAGACCGCGATCCAGACCTACGGCGGCGTGGGCTACACGCGGGACTTCCCCGTGGAGCAATACTGCCGCGACTCGAAGATTTTCAGCATCTACGAGGGAACGAATCACATTCAGGCGATGGACTTGGTGGGCCGCAAGCTCGGCCAGGCTGGCGGGGCGAACCTGCAGGCCTACCTCGGCGACATCGCGAAGTTCGTGGCGAAGAACAAGGACCACGAAGTGTTCGGCGACGAGGTAAAGCGCGTGGACGCCGCGCAGCAGGCCCTCGCGGCTTCCGCGATGAAGCTTCTCACCTGGTTCCAGTCGGGCCAGATGGAGCTCGTGCCGCTCAACGCGAACCGCTTCCTGGAGATGATCAGCGAGCTGACGGTGTCGCAGCTGCTGCTCGAGGGCGCGATCATCGCCGACGAGAAGGTCAAATCGGTCTCGAAGGAGCACCCGGACTACGCCTTCTACGAGGGCAAGAAGCACGCGGCGCTCTACTTCGCGCGCACCGTGCTCCCGGGTGTCGAGCTCAAGGCCAAACTGATGCTCGACGAGGACCGCAGCGCCCTCGACATCCCCGACGAGGCCTTCGCAACGGTGTGA
- a CDS encoding Hsp33 family molecular chaperone HslO yields the protein MTDPDPKTHTDSKPAGGDRVLRAITDDGAFRVITVESSRTVRAAIEAQRPQGDLALLFADLITGSILVRETMSPDQRVQIILQAEDHTSRMVADSNPDVSPWTRGLVQLAPKASTFDLGAEARLQVARRLYNGSLHQGVVAVPASGGISGALMSYMQTSEQVVSMIAVGTYGQGDAMCAGGYIVQLLPDVGEGPLMVMTERLKDFASMTPLLEKRMAEPRALLSELLYGMPYTEVGESGHGFGCNCSEERILFGLSTLPRTDVQHLSEQGEVLEIACDYCRRQYKIAPAKLRGLLEQN from the coding sequence GTGACCGATCCCGACCCGAAGACCCACACCGACTCCAAGCCGGCCGGAGGCGACCGTGTCCTCCGAGCCATCACCGACGACGGCGCCTTCCGCGTTATCACCGTGGAGAGCTCCCGCACTGTCCGCGCGGCCATCGAGGCGCAGCGGCCACAGGGCGACCTGGCGTTGCTTTTTGCGGATCTCATCACGGGATCCATCCTCGTGCGTGAGACCATGTCGCCCGATCAACGGGTGCAGATCATTCTGCAGGCCGAAGATCACACGAGCCGCATGGTGGCCGACTCGAACCCCGACGTGAGCCCATGGACCCGAGGTCTCGTGCAACTCGCGCCCAAGGCGAGCACGTTCGACCTGGGGGCCGAGGCCCGTCTTCAGGTGGCGCGCCGTCTCTACAACGGATCGCTCCATCAAGGCGTGGTGGCGGTTCCGGCATCCGGCGGCATTTCCGGAGCGCTCATGAGCTACATGCAGACGTCGGAACAAGTCGTCTCCATGATTGCCGTGGGGACGTATGGCCAAGGCGATGCGATGTGCGCCGGAGGTTACATCGTGCAGCTCTTGCCGGACGTCGGCGAGGGACCGCTCATGGTGATGACCGAGCGGCTCAAAGACTTCGCCTCGATGACGCCTTTGCTCGAAAAGCGGATGGCCGAGCCACGTGCGCTTCTCTCGGAGCTGCTCTACGGCATGCCTTACACCGAAGTAGGCGAATCCGGCCACGGCTTCGGGTGCAATTGTAGCGAAGAACGCATTCTCTTCGGCCTCTCCACGCTTCCTCGCACGGACGTGCAACACCTCAGCGAACAGGGCGAAGTGCTCGAGATTGCGTGCGACTATTGCCGTCGCCAATATAAAATTGCACCCGCCAAACTCCGCGGCCTCCTCGAGCAGAACTAA
- a CDS encoding Hsp20/alpha crystallin family protein — protein MTEIDDTIGKVENLYRSLTGQEAPELKAPFAPIPAERDPVEHVQEQMERLNHLLGTASGQPSTQQQQQPQGWTPVLSLWETNEELLLSIDLPGVNRQGVEVNIQGTPQGNVLIVTGRRQPPTTNNGGKLVPLRVEHAIGVLRRVIPLPLTAKTEQITSTLQDGVLLVRIPRQPQATASNARPIPIT, from the coding sequence ATGACCGAAATCGACGACACGATCGGAAAGGTCGAAAATCTGTACCGATCCCTCACGGGGCAAGAAGCCCCGGAACTCAAGGCGCCGTTCGCCCCGATCCCCGCAGAGAGGGACCCGGTGGAACACGTTCAGGAACAGATGGAACGCCTGAATCATCTGCTCGGAACAGCGAGCGGTCAGCCGAGCACGCAGCAGCAACAACAGCCGCAAGGGTGGACTCCGGTGCTGAGCCTGTGGGAGACGAACGAGGAGCTTCTCCTCTCGATCGATCTTCCGGGGGTCAATCGCCAGGGAGTCGAGGTGAACATCCAGGGGACGCCACAGGGCAACGTCCTCATCGTGACGGGGCGACGTCAGCCTCCGACGACGAACAACGGGGGCAAGTTGGTGCCCCTTCGGGTGGAGCACGCGATTGGAGTGCTCCGGCGGGTGATTCCGCTTCCTCTCACCGCGAAGACGGAACAGATCACGTCGACGTTGCAGGACGGCGTGCTGTTGGTCCGCATTCCGCGGCAGCCGCAGGCGACCGCGAGCAACGCGCGGCCGATTCCGATTACATGA
- a CDS encoding cupin domain-containing protein — protein sequence MKSHALVVAASLAFATPAAAHAPGDTVVTPNFSHAIPNIPGKSLIAVVVTFPPGGASAPHRHAKSAFIFGYVLSGSIRSQVEGEPARVYKAGESFYEAPGAHHLEGRNMSTTEPAKLLAVFVVDSNDKELTTPDK from the coding sequence ATGAAATCCCATGCACTCGTCGTTGCTGCTTCATTGGCTTTCGCAACACCCGCGGCGGCCCATGCTCCGGGCGATACGGTGGTCACACCGAATTTCTCGCACGCCATTCCGAACATTCCCGGCAAGTCGCTCATTGCGGTGGTGGTCACCTTTCCGCCGGGGGGAGCCTCCGCGCCCCATCGCCACGCGAAGTCGGCCTTCATCTTCGGCTACGTTCTCTCCGGCAGCATCCGCAGCCAGGTCGAGGGTGAGCCCGCGCGCGTCTACAAAGCCGGGGAGAGCTTCTACGAGGCGCCGGGCGCGCATCACCTCGAAGGCCGCAACATGAGCACCACCGAACCGGCGAAACTGCTCGCCGTCTTCGTGGTCGATAGCAACGACAAGGAGCTGACCACGCCGGACAAATAA
- a CDS encoding trypsin-like serine protease: MGQSNHLLMVAGAFLVVGLGAGCASEATEEQQQVNTSSDALLGAPLDPQHPFSVGICTGPLQADGSCPPTGTPGTSRCTGTLIAPNLVITARHCTERVGDPTTSDFCSSSFTGTPINSVMQITTGSSVVRPGSTWHTVQSIRKPAGTNGCTDDIALLTLATNVTDVAPASVDTRTKIGNYNLSRGVAIVGRGAIVERYDPVTLERIAFDNGGHERRKAENISFVCAPTAPRTCSVVDYWSSPPVMDVPPGLFAYGPASAPGDSGAGVIPQMFFEKGWYILVGVNTIGTMASDGNSSGSQGVVLEPHGALIRETARTAAAAGGYPVPHWAL, encoded by the coding sequence ATGGGACAGTCGAATCATCTTCTTATGGTGGCGGGGGCATTTCTCGTGGTCGGTCTTGGAGCAGGTTGCGCCTCCGAGGCAACGGAGGAACAGCAGCAGGTGAATACGTCGAGCGACGCACTTCTCGGCGCGCCGCTCGATCCGCAGCACCCCTTTTCCGTGGGCATTTGCACGGGGCCACTGCAGGCAGATGGAAGCTGCCCGCCCACCGGGACGCCGGGTACATCGCGATGCACGGGCACGCTGATCGCGCCAAATCTGGTCATCACGGCTCGCCATTGTACGGAGCGCGTGGGCGATCCGACGACGTCGGACTTTTGCAGCAGTTCGTTCACCGGAACCCCCATCAACAGCGTGATGCAAATCACCACGGGCTCGTCCGTCGTTCGACCCGGCTCGACGTGGCACACGGTTCAATCCATTCGAAAGCCGGCCGGCACCAATGGCTGCACCGACGACATTGCGCTCCTCACGCTGGCCACCAACGTGACGGATGTTGCTCCGGCATCGGTCGACACTCGGACCAAAATTGGTAATTACAATCTAAGTCGCGGCGTCGCCATCGTCGGCCGGGGCGCCATCGTCGAGCGCTACGATCCGGTCACCTTGGAGCGCATCGCGTTCGACAATGGCGGCCACGAGCGGCGAAAGGCGGAAAATATTTCCTTCGTTTGCGCCCCCACGGCGCCCCGTACGTGCAGCGTCGTGGACTATTGGAGCTCGCCGCCGGTGATGGACGTGCCCCCGGGCTTGTTCGCCTATGGCCCGGCTTCCGCACCGGGAGACTCGGGAGCCGGCGTCATTCCACAAATGTTCTTCGAGAAGGGGTGGTACATCTTGGTGGGGGTCAACACCATAGGAACGATGGCGTCCGACGGTAATTCCAGCGGAAGCCAAGGCGTGGTCCTCGAACCCCACGGTGCACTCATTCGTGAAACGGCACGCACGGCGGCCGCTGCGGGCGGCTACCCCGTTCCGCATTGGGCGCTCTAG